A single genomic interval of Camelina sativa cultivar DH55 chromosome 11, Cs, whole genome shotgun sequence harbors:
- the LOC104726880 gene encoding E3 ubiquitin-protein ligase SINA-like 11, whose product MVCKSILSQKRQRTENETRSAKLSDLDVLDCPVCFEPLTVPTFQCDDGHLVCSLCLAKVSNKCPGPGCDLPIGNKRCIPMEKVIEAAFVPCRNAEFGCTNSFSYGKVSSHEKECNYSQCSCPNLDCNYIGSYTSIYSHYISSHLYENMTCSFRSSALVRININEKVLVLYEDMEKLLFVVQCFREKQGVYVTLRSIASSTPKEKISYWLSCNVDGHTLAYKSPEMKRFLEVSSHQIPEESYIFFPNSLLCGEMLEMSLSIVIFDGEWL is encoded by the exons ATGGTTTGTAAAAGCATTCTCTCGCAAAAGAGGCAACGTACAGAGAATGAAACACGATCGGCCAAGTTGTCGGATCTTGATGTTCTTGATTGTCCGGTTTGCTTCGAGCCGCTCACAGTTCCTACCTTCCAG TGTGATGATGGACATCTAGTTTGCAGTTTATGCTTAGCCAAAGTGAGTAACAAGTGCCCTGGTCCTGGGTGTGATTTACCCATTGGTAATAAGCGATGTATCCCAATGGAGAAGGTTATTGAAGCAGCCTTTGTTCCATGTCGAAATGCTGAGTTTGGTTGCACAAACAGTTTCTCTTATGGGAAAGTGTCAAGTCATGAAAAGGAATGCAACTACTCTCAATGCTCTTGCCCTAACCTCGATTGCAATTACATTGGCTCATACACCAGCATCTACAGTCACTATATTTCTAGCCATCTTTACGAAAACATGACTTGTTCCTTTCGTTCGTCTGCCCTTGTTCGGATAAACATTAACGAAAAGGTTTTAGTTCTTTATGAAGATATGGAGAAACTATTATTTGTGGTTCAGTGTTTCAGGGAGAAACAAGGTGTTTATGTTACTCTTCGAAGTATTGCATCATCAACTCCAAAAGAGAAGATTTCGTACTGGCTTTCCTGTAATGTTGATGGACACACACTTGCTTACAAATCACCAGAAATGAAGAGGTTTCTTGAAGTGAGTTCTCATCAAATCCCCGAAgagagttacatatttttcccTAACAGTTTATTGTGTGGTGAAATGTTGGAGATGAGTCTTTCCATCGTGATTTTCGACGGAGAGTGGCTCTAG
- the LOC104726881 gene encoding 1-deoxy-D-xylulose 5-phosphate reductoisomerase, chloroplastic-like — MMMMTLNSIPPAESVALSFLDTSRFNLTPKLSSGGLGLRKRNQGRDFGKGVKCSVKVQQQSSPPPAWPGRAVPEAPRQSWDGPKPISIVGSTGSIGTQTLGIVAENPDKFRVVALAAGSNVTLLADQVRRFKPALVDLRNESLIDELKEALADLDYKPEIIPGEQGVIEVARHPEAVTLVTGIVGCAGLKPTVAAIEAGKDIALANKETLIAGGPFVLPLANKHKVKILPADSEHSAIFQCIQGLPEGGLRKIILTASGGSFRDWPVEKLKEVTVAEALNHPIWTSMGKKVTIDSATLFNKGLEVIEAHYLFGAEYDDIEIVIHPQSIIHSMIETQDSSVIAQLGWPDMRIPILYTMSWPERVPCSWPRLDFCKLGSLTFKKPDNVKYPSMDIAYAAGRAGGTMTGVLSAANEKAVEMFIDEKISYLDIFKVVELTCDKHRNELVTSPSLEEILHYDSWAREYAAMVPISSGAGSVHA; from the exons atgatgatgatgactcttaACTCAATACCTCCCGCTGAATCCGTTGCTCTTTCTTTCTTGGATACCTCCAGGTTCAATCTAACCCCTAAACTCTCctcag GTGGGTTAGGTTTGAGGAAGAGGAATCAAGGGAGAGACTTTGGAAAAGGAGTCAAGTGTTCAGTGAAAGTGCAGCAGcaatcttctcctcctccagcATGGCCTGGGAGAGCTGTTCCTGAGGCACCTCGTCAATCTTGGGATGGACCAAAACCCATCAGTATCGTTGGATCTACTGGTTCTATTGGCACTCAG ACATTGGGTATTGTGGCTGAGAATCCTGACAAATTTAGAGTTGTGGCTCTAGCTGCTGGTTCCAATGTTACTCTCCTTGCTGATCAG GTAAGGAGATTTAAACCTGCGTTGGTTGATCTTAGAAACGAGTCATTGATCGATGAGCTTAAAGAAGCATTAGCGGATTTGGACTACAAACCTGAGATTATTCCAGGGGAGCAAGGAGTGATTGAG GTTGCTCGACACCCTGAAGCTGTAACTCTTGTTACCGGAATAGTTGGTTGTGCTGGCTtgaag CCTACGGTTGCCGCAATTGAAGCAGGAAAGGACATTGCTCTTGCAAACAAGGAGACATTAATCGCAGGTGGTCCATTCGTGCTTCCGCTTGCCAACAAACATAAAGTTAAGATTCTTCCGGCAGATTCAGAACATTCTGCTATATTTCAG TGTATTCAAGGTTTGCCTGAAGGCGGTCTGCGCAAGATAATCTTGACTGCATCTGGTGGATCTTTTAG GGATTGGCCTGTTGAAAAGCTGAAGGAAGTTACAGTAGCTGAAGCGTTGAATCATCCAATCTGGACGTCCATGGGAAAGAAAGTCACTATAGACTCAGCTACGCTTTTCAACAAG GGTCTTGAGGTCATCGAAGCACATTATTTGTTTGGAGCTGAGTATGACGATATAGAGATTGTCATTCACCCTCAAAGTATCATACACTCCATGATTGAAACACAG GATTCATCTGTAATTGCTCAATTGGGTTGGCCTGATATGCGTATACCGATTCTCTACACCATGTCATGGCCCGAAAGAGTTCCTTGCTCTTGGCCAAGACTTGACTTTTGCAA ACTCGGTTCGTTGACTTTCAAGAAACCAGACAATGTGAAATACCCATCCatggatattgcttatgctgCTGGACGAGCTGGAGGCACAATGACTGGAGTTCTCAGCGCCGCCAATGAGAAAGCCGTTGAAATGTTCATTGATGAAAA GATAAGCTATTTGGATATCTTCAAGGTTGTGGAATTAACTTGCGATAAACATCGTAACGAGTTGGTAACATCACCTTCTCTTGAAGAGATTCTTCACTATGACTCGTGGGCGCGTGAATACGCGGCGATGGTGCCGATTTCTTCTGGTGCGGGTTCAGTTCATGCCTGA